From Nerophis lumbriciformis linkage group LG11, RoL_Nlum_v2.1, whole genome shotgun sequence, one genomic window encodes:
- the LOC133610629 gene encoding uncharacterized protein: protein MAHMTRGLVEGQKTCPQKILTMLTLSLIYSQFCASTDDGSKVIFQNTQRLSATDNLFHTDVLIQDAVELRAMLDSGSMACSLSSCMLPLLEQANVISSDLISPTSVTLIGCGGSKTRPVGVCELQMTIFDCHISVPTLIVDGQCDDLILGSNVIKHLIRVLKYSGNFWEQVSLSDKTSVEGECLLQLLAAVETWKDGECPEKVGAVKLKHAVTLEPMTEHLVWGRLPSHACLSAGSAVVVEPSESRTVPRTIVVGRVVTPLWGDGWVPVRVINPATKPVTLKRNCIIADVSPCVALEDFDTDYLYDNDQPNDVKCTVTRTVDQTDTGSEKSLTVDSEYAAHRPYSLTLHDFGLGDIDIDSSSLSPFWRTKLVDLLAKYESIFSRNSLDCGKAKYFVHHIRLSDNKPFRLPYRRLSPSHYEKLKVALNEMEERDIIRKSTSEYASPLVLVWKKNGDLRLCTDFRWLNARTIRDTHPLPHQADALAALGGNAFFSTMDLTSGYYNVEVHEEDRKFTAFTSPFGLYEYNRLPQGLCNSPATFMRMMMTIFGDQNFLSLLCYLDDILVFAPTEQLALQRLEMVFERLQTHNLKLAPKKCHFMRPSVKFLGHIVQRNGISTDPDKVTAIVGLGEKDLMEEGTDIPSPSKIRSFLGMVGFYQQFFEGYSRISKPLFALTSGVKRPQNTKDKKRPPVSRKLSSADWTLECSEAFRKLKQALLENATLAHPDFSKPISVPTSQLRLSLSSSGTIFFCVYGFPERVHSDQGANFESNLIAEMLKVAGVEKSHTTPYHPMGNGVVERFNRTLGNMIRALPPKAKQRWPQLLKSLTFSYNATVHETTGFAPFQLMFGRTPRLPVDMVFQSVLLDDQVVDYDDYVQCLRRDLVNAIRIAQTSATKQQERQTDLYNRKLRGAPVDVGDRVLLANKGERGRRKLDDRWENHLYTVVEKQESTHTFRLRNCATDQEKVVHRNLIMPVNFLPVPTEPEDPGSFVSDLTDVDGSALDVDIDGPSMPPDSVQDRTVTWVSQLPVSTGDQMTAVADVAAMDDSVEPADEHDQSGLCDLTEPHSAITTPPDNVLPSYAGSVVTAGAVRNLLSDRALDVRTRCGRAVRPVVKLIQNMHQKVLAGR, encoded by the exons ATGGCCCACATGACCAGGGGACTAGTGGAGGGCCAAAAGACATGTCCCCAAAAGATTTTAACGATGCTGACCTTGAGTCTTATCTACTCACAGTTCTGTGCTTCAACAGATGATGGCTCTAAGGTGATATTTCAAAACACACAGAGACTTTCTGCGACAGATAATCTTTTCCACACTGATGTGTTGATCCAGGATGCTGTGGAGCTACGTGCCATGTTGGATAGTGGTTCGATGGCCTGTTCTTTGAGCTCTTGTATGCTTCCTCTCCTTGAGCAGGCTAATGTTATCTCTTCTGACTTGATCTCTCCCACATCTGTTACCCTTATTGGATGTGGCGGTTCAAAAACCAGACCTGTTGGCGTGTGTGAGCTTCAGATGACAATCTTTGACTGTCACATCTCAGTACCCACACTTATTGTGGACGGCCAATGTGATGACCTCATTCTTGGCAGCAATGTCATAAAACACCTCATTCGCGTTCTGAAATATTCTGGGAATTTCTGGGAGCAAGTGTCACTTTCCGACAAGACATCCGTGGAGGGGGAATGTTTGCTGCAGCTACTGGCTGCTGTGGAGACATGGAAAGATGGTGAGTGCCCTGAGAAGGTTGGCGCTGTCAAACTCAAACATGCTGTGACCTTGGAGCCCatgacagaacatttagtttGGGGTCGCCTGCCCAGCCATGCATGTCTCTCTGCTGGCAGCGCAGTGGTTGTGGAGCCAAGTGAGTCGCGCACAGTGCCACGAACAATAGTAGTGGGGCGGGTTGTAACGCCATTATGGGGCGATGGGTGGGTCCCAGTGAGAGTCATTAACCCCGCTACTAAACCAGTAACCCTGAAACGCAATTGTATAATTGCAGACGTGTCCCCTTGTGTAGCACTAGAGGACTTTGACACTGACTACTTGTATGACAATGACCAACCCAATGATGTAAAATGCACAGTTACCAGGACGGTTGACCAGACTGACACAGGTAGTGAGAAAAGCTTAACAGTTGACTCAGAGTATGCTGCACATAGACCTTACAGCTTGACACTCCATGATTTTGGACTGGGGGACATTGACATTGACTCAAGTAGTCTGTCTCCATTCTGGAGGACTAAGCTTGTTGATCTGTTGGCCAAATATGAGTCCATCTTCTCCCGCAACAGTTTGGACTGTGGAAAAGCCAAATACTTTGTCCATCACATCCGGCTGAGTGACAACAAACCCTTCAGACTGCCATATCGTCGCTTGTCCCCATCTCATTATGAGAAGCTGAAGGTAGCTCTGAATGAAATGGAGGAACGAGACATCATAAGGAAGTCCACAAGTGAGTACGCCTCACCACTTGTCCTTGTCTGGAAAAAGAACGGTGACCTACGGCTCTGCACAGACTTTCGCTGGCTGAACGCGCGCACCATCAGAGACACACATCCCCTGCCTCACCAGGCTGACGCCTTGGCTGCTCTTGGAGGAAACGCTTTCTTTTCGACTATGGACTTAACCTCAGGCTACTATAATGTGGAAGTTCATGAGGAGGACAGGAAGTTCACCGCGTTTACCTCTCCCTTTGGACTGTATGAATATAACCGGCTCCCTCAGGGGCTGTGCAACAGCCCGGCCACGttcatgaggatgatgatgacgatCTTCGGTGATCAAAACTTCTTAAGCCTTCTCTGCTATCTAGACGACATCTTGGTGTTCGCTCCCACTGAACAGTTGGCACTGCAGAGGCTGGAAATGGTGTTTGAGAGGTTACAGACGCACAACCTGAAGCTTGCTCCTAAAAAGTGCCACTTCATGAGACCATCTGTGAAATTTCTGGGACACATCGTGCAGAGAAATGGCATTTCCACTGACCCTGACAAAGTCACAGCCATTGTTGGCCTGGGGGAGAAAGACTTGATGGAGGAGGGCACCGACATACCTTCTCCTTCCAAGATCAGATCATTCCTTGGTATGGTTGGATTTTATCAACAGTTCTTCGAGGGATACTCACGCATTAGCAAACCTCTGTTTGCACTGACATCTGGGGTGAAGAGGCCGCAAAATACCAAGGACAAAAAGCGCCCACCTGTCTCTAGGAAGCTCTCTTCTGCTGATTGGACTCTGGAATGCAGTGAAGCTTTCAGGAAGCTGAAGCAGGCTTTGTTGGAGAATGCCACCCTTGCTCATCCTGACTTCAGTAAGC CTATCTCTGTCCCAACCAGTCAGCTAAGGTTGTCGCTCAGCAGCTctggaacaatttttttttgtgtatatGGCTTTCCTGAGCGTGTGCATTCTGATCAGGGGGCGAACTTTGAGAGCAATCTGATCGCTGAAATGCTCAAAGTTGCTGGTGTGGAGAAATCTCACACGACTCCTTACCACCCCATGGGTAACGGAGTGGTTGAAAGGTTCAATCGCACCCTTGGAAATATGATCAGAGCCCTTCCACCGAAGGCCAAGCAGCGGTGGCCTCAGCTCTTGAAATCTCTCACCTTCTCCTATAATGCCACTGTACACGAGACTACTGGCTTTGCCCCTTTTCAACTCATGTTTGGCAGAACCCCCAGGTTGCCTGTGGACATGGTGTTCCAGTCTGTGCTGTTGGATGATCAGGTGGTGGACTACGATGATTATGTCCAGTGTCTCAGGCGTGACTTGGTGAATGCTATCAGGATCGCTCAGACCTCAGCCACTAAACAGCAAGAGAGGCAAACCGACCTTTACAACCGCAAGCTGAGAGGTGCACCAGTGGATGTTGGAGACAGGGTCTTGTTGGCTAACAAGGGAGAGAGAGGCAGGAGGAAACTTGATGATCGCTGGGAGAACCACCTCTACACTGTTGTGGAGAAACAGGAGAGCACTCATACCTTCAGACTCAGGAACTGTGCTACAGACCAGGAGAAAGTGGTCCACAGGAATCTCATCATGCCTGTGAATTTTCTACCTGTTCCGACTGAACCTGAGGACCCTGGTTCTTTTGTCAGTGACCTGACTGATGTGGATGGATCTGCCCTGGATGTGGACATTGACGGACCGTCTATGCCACCTGACAGTGTACAGGACAGGACTGTCACATGGGTGTCCCAGCTCCCAGTTTCCACTGGAGATCAAATGACAGCTGTGGCAGATGTAGCCGCCATGGATGACTCAGTGGAGCCTGCAGATGAACATGACCAGTCCGGTCTGTGTGATCTGACTGAACCCCATTCCGCTATCACCACACCTCCAGATAACGTGCTGCCGTCTTATGCCGGTTCTGTTGTCACAGCAGGGGCAGTGCGTAACCTTCTCAGTGATAGGGCACTCGATGTGAGAACGAGGTGTGGTAGAGCTGTTAGGCCAGTTGTTAAGCTTATTCAAAATATGCACCAGAAAGTTCTTGCTGGTCGCTAA